A genomic region of Cannabis sativa cultivar Pink pepper isolate KNU-18-1 chromosome 1, ASM2916894v1, whole genome shotgun sequence contains the following coding sequences:
- the LOC115704580 gene encoding ATP-dependent 6-phosphofructokinase 6-like: MITPKIVTSDNGYILEDVPHLFDYLTDLTVSATVRQCFVGEDDSVAQQIVVQKDGPRGPHFRRAGPRQKVLFEPEEVNACIVTCGGLCPGLNTVIREIVCCLHHMYGVNTVHGIEGGYKGFYARNTIPLTPKIVNNIHKRGGTILGTSRGGHHTSKIVDSIQNRGINQVYIIGGDGTQKGASVIFEEIRRRGLKVAVAGIPKTIDNDIPVIDKSFGFDTAVEDAQRAINAAHVEAESFENGIGVVKLMGRHSGFIAMYASIASRDVDCCLIPESPFYLEGPGGLFEYIKRRLQENGHMVIVVAEGAGQENLSENTRNINQQDASGNKLLQDVGLWLTQKIKDYFSTQEKININLKYIDPTYMIRAIPSNASDNICCTLLAQSAVHGAMAGYTGFTIGPVNGRHAYIPFHRINERQNKVVVTDRMWARLLLGSTNQPSFLNAPDSFKDDHTEIYSENGESEENDYHGQFLFCD, translated from the exons ATGATAACTCCTAAAATCGTCACAAGTGACAACGGTTACATTCTTGAAGATGTTCCTCACCTATTTGATTACCTCACTGACCTTACTGTTAGTGCAA CGGTGAG GCAATGTTTTGTTGGTGAGGATGATTCGGTAGCCCAACAG ATTGTTGTCCAGAAGGACGGTCCAAGAGGGCCCCACTTTCGACGAGCAGGACCTCGTCAAAAG GTACTTTTTGAACCCGAAGAAGTGAATGCATGCATAGTCACATGTGGGGGTCTATGCCCTGGTCTAAATACAGTGATCAGGGAGATAGTCTGTTGCTTACACCACATGTATGGTGTAAACACAGTTCATGGGATTGAG GGTGGATATAAAGGGTTCTATGCTAGAAACACAATCCCATTAACCCCAAAAATTGTCAATAACATTCATAAACGTGGTGGCACCATTCTTGGAACATCTCGTGGAGGTCATCACACATCCAAAATTGTAGACAGTATTCAAAATCGAGGCATCAATCAG GTTTACATAATTGGAGGAGATGGAACTCAAAAGGGTGCTTCAGTAATTTTTGAG GAAATTAGGAGGCGTGGCCTGAAAGTTGCAGTGGCTGGAATCCCGAAGACTATAGACAATGACATACCG GTTATAGATAAGTCCTTCGGTTTTGATACTGCCGTCGAGGACGCTCAACGAGCTATCAACGCTGCTCATGTTGAGGCTGAAAGCTTCGAGAATGGCATTGGTGTTGTCAAGTTGATGGGACGCCATAGCG GATTCATAGCAATGTATGCTTCTATCGCAAGCCGAGATGTTGATTGCTGCCTAATACCAGAGTCCCCGTTTTACCTCGAAGGACCTGGAGGACTATTCGAATACATCAAAAGAAGACTTCAAGAGAATGGACACATGGTAATAGTGGTGGCTGAAGGTGCAGGACAAGAAAATCTCTCTGAGAATACTCGTAACATTAACCAGCAAGATGCTTCTGGCAATAAGCTACTTCAAGATGTTGGACTCTGGTTAACACAGAAAATCAAG GATTACTTCTCAACGCAAGAAAAGATTAACATAAACCTCAAATATATag ATCCCACTTACATGATCCGGGCGATTCCAAGCAACGCATCCGACAACATATGCTGCACACTCCTTGCTCAGAGCGCCGTACATGGTGCAATGGCAGGATATACTGGTTTCACAATTGGCCCTGTTAATGGAAGACATGCTTACATACCTTTCCAT CGCATTAATGAGAGACAAAACAAGGTTGTAGTAACCGACCGAATGTGGGCAAGGCTACTACTAGGTTCAACCAATCAGCCAAGTTTCCTAAATGCTCCAGACAGTTTTAAAGATGATCATACAGAAATCTACTCTGAAAATGGGGAAAGCGAAGAAAACGATTACCATGGTCAATTCTTATTCTGTGATTGA
- the LOC115707565 gene encoding ATP-dependent 6-phosphofructokinase 6, whose product MDRISSSNSLSTPRFRCFDPTNSYPDHTTNHKHYIRTFSNSSFNNNSHSNSTPEMGLLINSDPKIETGEAGYVLEDIPHLSDYLNHLPTHPNPLQDNPSYSAVKQYFVDVDDTVAHKVVVQKNGPRGTHFRRAGPRQKVYFQSDEVHACIVTCGGLCPGLNTVIREIVCGLHHMYGVNTVLGIEGGYKGFYSRNTIPLTPKIVNDIHKRGGTILGTSRGGHDKSKIVDSIQDRGINQVYIIGGDGTQKGVSVIFEEIRRRGLKVAVAGIPKTIDNDIPVIDKSFGFDTAVEEAQRAINAAHVEAESFENCIGLVKLMGRHSGFIAMHATLASRDVDCCLIPESPFYLEGPGGLFEYIKRRLKENGHMVIVVAEGAGQENLSENTRSINQQDASGNKLLKDVGLWLTQKIKDHFSTQQNININLKYIDPTYMIRAVPSNASDNVSCTLLAQSAVHGAMAGYTGFTVGPVNGRHAYIPFHRINEKQNKVVITDRMWARLLCSTNQPSFLNAADSFEDDHKENETEIHAENRESEPNGYNGQSLIS is encoded by the exons ATGGACAGAATATCTAGCTCTAATTCTCTATCAACACCAAGGTTTCGGTGCTTTGATCCAACCAACTCTTACCCAGATCACACCACTAATCACAAACATTATATTCGAACCTTTTCAAATTCAAGCTTCAACAACAACTCTCACTCCAATTCCACTCCAGAAATGGGACTTTTAATCAACTCTGATCCTAAAATCGAAACCGGTGAAGCCGGCTACGTTCTTGAAGATATTCCCCACCTATCCGATTACCTAAATCATCTCCCT ACTCATCCAAATCCATTACAAGATAATCCTTCGTACTCAGCCGTTAA GCAATACTTTGTTGATGTGGATGATACAGTGGCCCACAAG GTTGTTGTCCAGAAGAACGGTCCAAGGGGGACACACTTTCGGCGAGCTGGGCCTCGTCAAAAG GTGTATTTTCAATCAGATGAAGTGCACGCTTGTATAGTCACATGTGGGGGTCTATGCCCTGGTCTAAACACAGTGATCAGGGAGATAGTATGTGGTTTACACCACATGTATGGAGTTAACACAGTTCTTGGGATTGAG GGAGGATACAAAGGCTTCTATTCAAGAAACACAATCCCTTTAACCCCAAAAATTGTCAATGACATTCATAAACGTGGTGGCACCATTCTTGGAACATCACGTGGAGGTCATGACAAATCAAAAATAGTTGACAGCATTCAAGATCGAGGCATCAATCAG GTTTACATAATTGGAGGAGATGGAACTCAAAAGGGGGTTTCAGTGATTTTTGAG GAAATCAGGAGGCGTGGCCTTAAAGTTGCAGTGGCTGGAATTCCAAAAACTATAGACAATGACATTCCG GTTATAGATAAGTCCTTCGGTTTTGACACTGCCGTTGAGGAAGCTCAACGAGCTATCAACGCAGCTCATGTTGAAGCTGAAAGCTTCGAGAATTGCATTGGCCTTGTCAAGTTGATGGGACGCCATAGCG GATTCATAGCAATGCATGCTACTCTTGCAAGCAGAGATGTTGATTGTTGCCTGATACCAGAGTCCCCGTTCTACCTCGAAGGACCTGGAGGACTATTCGAATACATCAAAAGAAGACTTAAAGAGAATGGACACATGGTAATAGTGGTGGCTGAAGGAGCAGGacaagaaaatctttctgagAATACTCGTAGCATTAACCAGCAAGATGCTTCTGGAAATAAACTACTTAAAGATGTTGGTCTGTGGTTAACACAGAAAATCAAG GATCACTTCTCAAcacaacaaaatattaatataaaccTCAAATATATAG ATCCCACTTACATGATCCGAGCAGTTCCAAGCAACGCATCTGATAACGTTTCTTGTACACTCCTTGCTCAGAGTGCCGTACATGGTGCAATGGCAGGGTATACTGGTTTCACAGTTGGCCCTGTTAATGGAAGACATGCTTACATACCTTTCCAT AGGATTAATGAGAAACAGAATAAGGTTGTAATAACTGACAGAATGTGGGCAAGGCTGCTATGTTCAACCAATCAGCCAAGTTTCCTAAATGCTGCAGACAGTTTTGAAGATGATCATAAAGAAAATGAAACAGAAATCCATGCTGAAAATCGGGAAAGCGAACCAAACGGCTATAATGGTCAAAGCTTAATAAGCTGA
- the LOC115704579 gene encoding ATP-dependent 6-phosphofructokinase 6-like, whose translation MNRISSSDSLSTPRFRCFDPTNSNSYPDHTTNHKHYIPTTTSNSNSTTEMITPKIVTSDNGYILEDVPHLSDYLTDLTTHPNPLQYNQTYSAVRQCFVGEDDSVAQQIVVQKDGPRGPHFRRAGPRQTVSFEPEEVNACIVTCGGLCPGLNTVIREIVCCLHHMYGVNTVHGIEGGYKGFYARNTIPLTLKIVNDIHKRGGTILGTSRGGHHTSKIVDSIQNRGINQVYIIGGDGTQKGASVIFEEIRRRGLKVAVAGIPKTIDNDIPVIDKSFGFDTAVEEAQRAINAAHVEAESFENGIGVVKLMGRHSGFIAMYASIASRDVDCCLIPESPFYLEGPGGLFEYIKRRLQENGHMVIVVAEGAGQENLSENTRNINQQDASGNKLLQDVGLWLTQKIKDYFSTQEKININLKYIDPTYMIRAIPSNASDNISCTLLAQSAVHGAMAGYTGFTIGPVNGRHAYIPFHRINERQNKVVVTDRMWARLLLGSTNQPSFLNAPDTFEDDHTEIHSENEESEENGYHGQFLICD comes from the exons ATGAACAGAATATCTAGCTCTGATTCCCTTTCAACACCAAGGTTTCGGTGTTTTGATCCCACCAACTCTAACTCTTACCCAGATCACACCACTAATCACAAACACTACATCCCAACAACCACTTCAAATTCCAATTCCACTACTGAAATGATAACTCCTAAAATCGTCACAAGTGACAACGGTTACATTCTTGAAGATGTTCCTCACCTATCTGATTACCTCACTGACCTTACT aCTCATCCAAATCCATTACAATATAATCAAACTTACTCAGCGGTGAG GCAATGTTTTGTTGGTGAGGATGATTCGGTAGCCCAACAG ATTGTTGTCCAGAAGGACGGTCCCAGAGGGCCCCACTTTCGACGAGCAGGACCTCGTCAAACG GTATCTTTTGAACCAGAAGAAGTGAACGCTTGCATAGTCACATGTGGGGGTCTATGCCCTGGTCTAAACACAGTGATCAGGGAGATAGTCTGTTGCTTACACCACATGTATGGTGTAAACACAGTTCATGGGATTGAG GGTGGATATAAAGGCTTCTATGCTAGAAACACAATCCCATTAACCCTAAAAATTGTCAATGACATTCATAAACGTGGTGGCACCATTCTTGGAACATCTCGTGGAGGTCATCACACATCAAAAATTGTAGACAGTATTCAAAATCGAGGCATCAATCAG GTCTACATAATTGGAGGAGATGGAACTCAAAAGGGTGCTTCAGTAATTTTTGAG GAAATTAGGAGGCGTGGCCTGAAAGTTGCAGTGGCTGGAATCCCAAAGACTATAGACAATGACATACCG GTTATAGATAAGTCCTTCGGTTTTGATACTGCCGTCGAGGAAGCTCAACGAGCTATCAACGCAGCTCATGTTGAGGCTGAAAGCTTTGAGAATGGCATTGGTGTTGTCAAGTTGATGGGACGCCATAGTG GATTCATAGCAATGTATGCTTCTATTGCAAGCCGAGATGTTGACTGTTGCCTGATACCAGAGTCCCCGTTTTACCTTGAAGGACCTGGAGGACTATTCGAATACATCAAAAGAAGACTTCAAGAGAATGGACACATGGTAATAGTGGTAGCTGAAGGTGCAGGacaagaaaatctttctgagAATACTCGTAACATTAACCAGCAAGATGCTTCTGGCAATAAGCTACTTCAAGATGTTGGACTCTGGTTAACACAGAAAATCAAG GATTACTTCTCAACGCAAGAAAAGATTAACATAAACCTCAAATATATAg ATCCCACTTACATGATCCGGGCGATTCCAAGCAACGCATCCGACAACATATCCTGCACACTCCTTGCTCAGAGCGCCGTACATGGTGCAATGGCAGGATATACTGGTTTCACAATTGGCCCTGTTAATGGAAGACATGCTTACATACCTTTCCAT CGCATTAATGAGAGACAAAATAAAGTTGTAGTAACCGACCGAATGTGGGCAAGGCTACTACTAGGTTCAACCAATCAGCCAAGTTTCCTAAATGCTCCAGACACTTTTGAAGATGATCATACAGAAATCCACTCTGAAAATGAGGAAAGCGAAGAAAACGGTTACCATGGTCAATTCTTAATCTGTGACTGA